The Schistocerca gregaria isolate iqSchGreg1 chromosome 1, iqSchGreg1.2, whole genome shotgun sequence genome includes a window with the following:
- the LOC126280330 gene encoding uncharacterized protein LOC126280330: MATWRLLLPLLLVLLAHTPRCADGFAGRRGPVEGRPAPLRFKRESPKVDTSFENIGKQIHSLLSSLPSLGKPSFDDIEKLGERFASLGHGTYHRGSFLATSSDGEGVLSHEEVSGETGSSPHRTSGTYFFDRKGGLSGFSCYDEKCKKERLKERRRRAAADRNGYLTGKAVQSELLNNVLNTLQALSMKLQELQNRLAQTLQSATAFPVHHPAGSPPTVHVPDSSSSQFSGAAAGGSIITAGGGSPVQGEFHGSSISSSTSPGGGTIVSHKEVVDRLGSPAHTSSGSYLVNPQGEVSGVSCTDGKCHKVGDKSGGQASGPPPAAATVPLADRGGLPSVNRPETHYSSTSFAVDPAGHVSGVSCVDGKCKTTRDNGRDRRQ, from the coding sequence GTTTCGCCGGAAGGAGGGGCCCCGTAGAGGGACGTCCTGCTCCACTAAGATTCAAGAGAGAGAGCCCTAAAGTAGATACCAGTTTTGAGAACATAGGCAAGCAAATACATAGTCTACTGTCTTCCTTACCGTCCCTAGGCAAGCCTTCATTCGACGACATTGAGAAACTGGGAGAGAGGTTTGCAAGTTTAGGCCACGGAACCTACCACAGGGGCAGCTTTCTAGCGACGTCTTCGGACGGCGAGGGTGTACTATCGCACGAGGAGGTCTCGGGAGAAACGGGGTCGTCACCTCACAGGACCTCGGGGACCTACTTCTTCGACCGGAAGGGAGGACTCTCGGGCTTCAGCTGCTACGATGAAAAGTGCAAGAAGGAGCGTCTCAAGGAGCGCAGGCGGCGCGCCGCTGCGGATCGCAACGGCTACCTCACCGGCAAGGCTGTGCAGTCAGAACTGCTGAACAACGTGCTGAACACCCTGCAGGCTCTGAGCATGAAACTGCAGGAGCTGCAGAACAGGCTCGCGCAGACACTGCAGAGTGCCACCGCCTTCCCCGTCCACCATCCAGCAGGAAGTCCGCCGACAGTTCATGTGCCCGATTCCTCCTCATCGCAGTTCTCGGGGGCAGCAGCGGGAGGCTCCATCATAACTGCGGGTGGAGGCTCGCCCGTCCAGGGAGAGTTCCACGGAAGCTCCATTTCGTCGTCTACTTCTCCCGGCGGGGGGACGATAGTGTCCCACAAGGAGGTGGTTGACCGTCTGGGCTCTCCGGCGCACACGTCCTCGGGGTCGTACCTGGTTAATCCGCAAGGGGAAGTGAGTGGCGTCTCTTGCACTGATGGCAAGTGCCACAAGGTGGGCGACAAAAGCGGTGGACAGGCATCAGGACCGCCCCCGGCTGCTGCAACTGTACCGCTGGCTGACCGCGGAGGACTACCCTCGGTCAACAGACCTGAAACACACTATTCCTCCACTTCGTTTGCTGTAGACCCAGCTGGACATGTCTCTGGCGTGTCGTGCGTCGATGGCAAGTGCAAGACCACACGAGACAACGGAAGAGATAGGAGACAGTAG
- the LOC126280362 gene encoding uncharacterized protein LOC126280362: MRIPVVPLLVLAALVALATCRPAEDSSVHDAVHSLLRKKRTVCKICISGEGGGGGGFPSGGGGGGGFPSGGGGFGGGGGGRGGGGFGGGGHGGGGFPGGGGGGGFPGGGGGGFHGGGGGGFPGGGGGGNYIGGGGGGFPSGGGGFGGGGGKYPGGGGGGFPGGGGGGGGFPGGGGGGGGFPGGGGSGGGGRGCSSCGGNSGSYSSSSSQSSSSSFSGGHG; this comes from the exons CGGAAGACAGCTCGGTGCACGATGCTGTCCATTCGCTGCTCCGAAAGAAGAGGACAGTCTGCAAAATTTGCATCTCCGGAGAAGGCGGGGGAGGCGGTGGATTCCCTAgcggaggcggcggaggaggaggcttCCCAAGCGGAGGAGGCGGcttcggtggcggcggcggcggtcgtggCGGAGGAGGATTTGGAGGTGGCGGGCACGGTGGAGGCGGCTTTCCTGGAGGCGGTGGAGGTGGTGGATTCccaggaggcggcggtggtggatttcatggcggcggcggaggcggatttcccggaggtggcggcggcggcaattACATCGGAGGCGGTGGGGGCGGTTTCCCCAGCGGTGGTGGCGGGTTTGGTGGTGGAGGTGGAAAGTACCCTGGAGGCGGAGGCGGTGGATTTcccggtggtggtggcggcggcggcggcttccctggcggtggcggcggcggcggcggcttcccCGGCGGGGGTGGCAGCGGCGGCGGAGGTCGTGGCTGTTCCAGCTGCGGCGGCAATTCGGGGTCGTACAGCTCCTCCTCCAGCCAATCTTCCAGTTCCAGTTTCAGCGGAGG GCATGGCTAA